The sequence TGTTCGCTTCAGCGCGAACCTCGGAATTGGGATCAACATCAGAATTTGAGCCTTTAGAAAGATCACCACCAGACCCATCCTTTTCAAGATGATCTTTCTCAAGAAGAGTTTCTTCGCCTCTATTCTCTCCACTTTCATCATCATCGCTCACATAGTAGTAATTGCTATCAGGCTCAGTAAGTTCCTCACCTGCGTCCACATCAAGAGGTTTCACATCTACTGGAGGAATTGAATTATCAATGCAAACTAGGTTTGCAAGAATTTGGGCTTTAACATGAGCTTCTCGCGCATCAGCCTTCTTGGTGTTCTCTAGGGCAACTTCCATGAAATTTTCAAAATACGAACATCTCATATTCGCTCTATCCCGGCAAGAGGCGAGTAGGACTTAAATTTTCCCGCGCTCTTTGTTAGCCTTAGTCAGATCAGACCTCAATTTGGAGATGGTAGACTGGTGCGTTCTTTCAGATTCTGCAAAAAATAGACATCTCATTATTACCGGAGCGAAAATTTCGCATACAAAAAGCGAGAATAATTAGAAAGTGCAAGTAAACTGAGGCAGTCAGCTTAATGTGACTACCCCCTCTTTGAGAGATGAGGTATTGAGATAGGGCCAGATTACTACTTTTCATATTTTCCATAACcgtatcaaaatcatcaccaatcAAACCCTGAAGACGAGagagaattttattttcatcttgagaaagagAAGACTTTTCCTTCACAAGAATATCATGAGACCCATTTAGTTGTGTATATTCTTCTCGAAGTACATTCATCTTCACAGTCAAATTTATCTTGCTCTGAATAATCTTCTCCTTCCCCGAAGTTAATTTCTTCGTATACTCATCATGCTGATTTCTTAATACCCGAAGGGATTCTTCTTGATTGTCACAAACCTTCTGGAGAATAAGTTATTGACGCGAAAACATCGCCTCTTTCTTTAAAAAATATCGCTTCTCTGCGGACAAAACCTGATTCTTATCTGATAAAGTCTGGTAGCTTAAGTCAGCACTATACAACATTCCAAAGAGATAGGATACTTGGGAGTCCAGAAATTCATTCTGATTAGATAAGCAAAGATTCTCATTTTTCAGATTCTCAATTTGATCAAGCGAATACGAATGATTATTAACTAATTGATCTATTTGATTCTGCAATTTCTCATTATCCGCACGAGCATCTTCAGCAGCATATTGATAATTAAATCTCTCCATAACACGCGTCTGATTTAAGTCTTAACAAATGCACGAAGATACTCAAGACATCAATATTGCTTTCTCTTAAACAATTGATAAGGTAGAAAAGGTAGTCATAAACACACAAATTGTAAGCTTCTCTTAAGTAATTGACAAAATAAAGGAAAACATACCTCTAAGTTCTTGATTCTTGTTCCGAAGATTTtcgaaatcaagagttgcagtttGGAGTTCACGTTCTAATTTACCAAGATCCTCCTTTAATTTGGTGTTCTGGTGAGAAAGTTCCAAAATGGTATTGCAAGATTCAGAAAATCCTTCAGCTTGGACTATGCGGCGACGAGATTCCTAAATAAGAAATAAAACAagagtaaaaatatgataaagtaGAATGGATAGAAAAGAATAAGCGAAAGAGTATATACCAAGAGGTTGAGAGAAAGATGGACACTTAGATCAAGCTGCGAGAAGATCTCATTCCTAGTAGATCTGTCTGGTGGAGAATCGCATAACAGATTGGATAAAGCATCACAAATGTGAAGCTTAACAGGATCATTAATAGATAAATGAGAAGCGGTTATGATATATGACAAAGCTTGAGTAGCAGAGTCAACCTCCAAATAGGGAGAAATAACCTTAGAAGAAGAAGGAGCAGATGCAGAAGAAGCAATATCCTTTAAAACGAGAGTGTTAATATTCTCCGTGGATACGGGAATATTCGCTGAGAAAGGAATATTCACAAAAGTAGAAACAGTCTTATCCACAAGTGGCACAGATACATTCTCAGAAGAAAAGGTAGTAGCATTGTCAACCAGGGTAGTTTTCTAGAGAGCGAGAGTTTCCTTAACATGAACTTAGGAAACAACATCATCAAAGGGGTTAACATCTATCGAAAGCGTGGAAATATTCGTGTTTGCTTGAGTGATGGTATCTCTAGTAAGAATATTAACAACAACATTAAAAGGAACCCGCTGTTGAGAACGCAACTGATAGCCGAGATCCGGAATGGAAAGAGAAGTGTTGATTGTGGGAGCTTTGCGAACTCTCTTAACATTCTTCCTCTCGCGAACAATCTCGTATTCGGTATCTTTCACAGAACAATGCAGATAAGAAACAAAAGCAACAatattgtgaaaaagcgggggtacaataaccacacccaatatttcgattagcaatctgtatggaaaaactctgatatacttataagagaatcaattggactcaatcttaataaagtatatcaaagagttatatctctcttcctagattcaattcttactcaagcaaatagaaatctgcgagtctaattgaatacaagagaaatcacttgaacgataccaaagaccaatgttcaagtatcaatcaatgtaaatcaacaaaaaaaggttggatattcttattgattgattcaaacgcacaacctatgatatttcaattatataacaaaatataatgcggaaaagaaataacatagacaccagaaatttgttaaagaggaaaccacaaatgcagaaaaacctcgggacctagtccatattgaacacacactgtattaagccgctacagacactagcctactacaaagtaaCTTCGGTCTGgtttgtagttgaaccccagtcaatctcacactgatccaaggtacagttgcgctactTATGTCTTTGATCCCATCAGGGTACTACGGacttgatccccttagctgatctcacccacaactaataattgttacgacccaaagtcgaagactttaataaaaaaatcggtatcacacagaaaagtctatggtaatagataaatttgtctcccacagaaatacctacgagtttttgttctgtcttttgataaataaaggtgaacaggaaccaattgataaaccagacttatattcccgaagaacatctcagtattatcaatcacctcacaataatcttaatcgacgcggcgaaagaagatattgtggaatcacaaacgatgagtcgaagatgtttgtgattactgttATATCTttgctatcggagatatcaatctcaagacaatcgttgcgattgtactcaatacgatagaaacatcaagatcagatcacacaactacaagaaagtagtatcagtctggcttcacaatcccaatgaagtcttcaattcattaacctacagggtctcgagaagaaacctaaggttaaaggagaatcgaatctagcttatacaactagtatcacacagaaggtgtggggattaggtttcccagttgctagagttctcccttatatagtctgtcaaatcagggtttgtaatcaatgttagcttagtaaaaaagcattcaatattcaccgtcagatgaaaacctgattagattcaagctaatatctttcaaccgttagatcgaaaacttagcttgttacacacaaatgaaatgcacgattttaggtttgtgtaaccgtaccgaaacatgtacattcgttggttcaacagtagttaaccaaatggttagccatatgagcactttcatatcaaccatattcttctttaccataactagttcaaatgagtcaaatgaaccagttagatagttttcaattgattagaagtatacaagacaaaatcgaagcaaaaacgatttgattcactcgaaccgattcatgaactttatatccacggtttgcaaacttgcattccttagtttaaataagtataagttcacgaataatcttttttagaaaataaccaaccttaATTtcattaccaaagaccaatattcaagtatcaatcaatgtaaataaacaaccaaaggtcgggtattataattgattgtttcaaacgcacaacctgtgatatttcaattatataacaaaatataatgcggaaaagaaataacacagacacaagaagttttgttaacgaagaaactgctaatgcaaaaaaaaaacgggacctagtccagattgaacacacactgtattaagccactacagacactagcctactacaaactaacttcggtctggactgtagttgaaccctaatcaatctcacactgatccaaggtacagttgcgatccttacgtctctgatccaggtaggatactacgtacttgattccctttgatgatctcacccacaactaatagttgatacgacccgaagtcgaagactttaataaacaaatctgtatcacacagaaaagtatacggtaatagataaatctatctcccacagaaatacagacgattttttgttccgtcttttgataaatcaaggagaacaggaactaattgataaaccagatatatattcccgaagaacaattcagtattatcaatcacctcacaataatcttaatcaactcgGGAAAAGAagatattctggaatcacaaacgatgagacgaagatgtttgtgattacttttatatcttgcctatcagagatatcaatctcaagccaatcgttacgattgtactcaatatgatagaaacagcaagatcagatcacacaactacaagaaagtagtatcggtcttgcttcacaatcccaatgaagtcttcaagccgttaacctacaggatctcgagaagaaacctaacgttaaaggagaatcgactctaggttatacaactagtatcacacaggaggtgtggagattaggtttcccagttgctagagttctcccttatatagtctttcaaatcaggatttgcaatcaatgttagcttcataaaaaaacattcaatattcaccggtagatgaaaacctgattagattcaagctaatatctttcaaccgttagatcgaaaacttagcttgttacacacgaatgaaatgcacgattttagatttgtgtaaccgtactcaaacatgtacattcggttgttcaataatagttaaccaaatggttatccatatgagcactttcatatcaaccatattcttctttaccataactagttcaaatgactcaaatgaactagttagagagttgttaaattgcttagatcttatagaagtatacaatacacaatcgaagcaaaaacgatttgattcactcgaatcgattcatgaactttatagccacggtttgtaaactttcattccttagtttatataagtataagttcacgaacaaTCGTTTTTaaaatataaccaacctaagtacgcggactaggtatgcggacttaagtactcggaataagtttgtaaatggtttacaaactccagcagattttctcgggaagagaacctccgacagttcgcggactgggttcgcggaatctgttccggttttcctgaacaacaaagtacgcatactttggttcaaggaataaggatttatacatatatgttttaccacacaatgcttatatccaacaatgattatatattctaaactctcatttcaatcattgaaacattcttaaaggacgttatatagttgttgttcacaaactatttttcgtcaaagccatattcaagtaattgaaacataatatgactttcgtaactaggtaaagatgaacttggccaaagcgaaatgttaccaacacatatttcgagaaatagttaagcgagataaactcggctcgaaatagcaaatgtgtataatcaaagtctatatagcaaaacgacttttgtctcaagataggagatagagtagatagacttttgagtgatagataagttcaagtctccacataccttttagtcgatgaagttccaccagttccttgagtagttcttcgtcttgtatgatgatcgtcgtggagttattgagatcaactacactttctatcctagtccgagacttagctataatagactagaaatcaagacttatagttctgatcactaaaattgacaaacatacttgagatagcaacgaatgcGAGTTCGACGGTGAAGTTCTCTAACATAttgtttaaaagaaaagaagatgtttcttactaccttttgATACGAAGGCTTCCTCTTGAGAGCTTCATCATTTTTAGAACCCAAAACAGATTTAGGGTTTGTAACTGTAACACGAAGACTACAGTGGGGAGGAACTTTTGATGAAACAAAACCAGTATAGGAATAAAACAACGGATGATTAGCAATGGCATTAGGAAATGGAATATAGAACAATCTTGAGAAAATACACTAACCTTAGATGAGAATCCATAAGAGCGGCAGCAAAATCAAGACTTGGAAAGAtgaagaaaatcaaataaaatcaagaTTCTGAAAAGAGGAAGACGCTGAAGGTTTACAGAAGAGTtgcagaaaagaaaaatgaatagcAAAGTAAAGAAGGAAAATTTATCTCTCCTCGTCCCAGTTAATAAATACAGAAAAAAGACAACCGGTTAATTCAAGGCGTGCAGGTTAGAAAGCAGAAAGCCAATACGTGTAGACGATTAGGCTGAAATCACGGGAATGTGTCGGCAGATAAAAATATGAAAATATGAGAGGGTGCGGAAAAACAACCTGCTAAGATTTCTCTTGCCTCTCCTTATTTCATAAAGAACACcaagagaagaggaaaaatgtaggggTAAAATATCACACACTAGGTTATTAAGCGAAATGGTCTTCTCATTATCATGTGAACGTGATCGCACGCAACATATCCCAGATGACGTCACCAAGTCACGAGTAAGGTGTGAAGAACCATGCGTTTTTAGAGAACACGTGCGAGAAGAGTCAATGTAAGCATtgacgcacgtcagatccgaaaataggggctttattagttgtcttccactatgtaaactcctatatataggaccaaccaTCATTGTAttgagagagagatttttttgagAGCTTAAACAAGATATTTAGGAAagagaaagattatttgcttcccaagttagggttttctcataACTTTGTACCTTGCTTGAAGATTTTAAAGAAAGTTCTTATGATGATTACTTAGATTGTTCTATAGATTTTactaagggtgtggttgtaggatttcctgcaactacatgtgGAATAATTATCTGGTGCCCTTCCTAATAAATTGGTACCGTCATTAGCAGTGTTGAAAATAAAATTTACCCTTTTCAGTAAATTGGTACATTTAATTTAGTAATGTTTAAAACAGGGTTCAGGGTATATTGTTACCAATACCGTCGTTAGCAGTGTTGaaatcaaaatggaacaaagaaaaagaaaaatctcaggATATCGATATTTCAATATCCGAGAAGGTGGTATTGTAAAAATTAAGAAGACACAAGTGTTTTCTCTTGCTTAGCTTTTCGAGGATAAACAAATTTGGTTCTCTAGGACCAGTGGCGAATACAACATGTAACTAGGGTGTGCACTTGCTACCCCTGTCCATTGGGCTCCCAAACCAAAATTTTCAAGCTCAAAATTTTCTCTAAGCCTAATTTTTGCTTTCTTGCTACCTCTAACAAGACTTTGCTTCCCTTTAATCTAGTTTCTGGCTTCGCTGCTGTCTGGGACAACCATCCAAAAATATCTTGAATGGAAACTCTCCGAACAGTATGAGAACCACGTTCCAACTAGAGTGTCTTCGTATGGTTTAACGATTACTGTTTGTTTCGGAAGGTTTGAATCTTCTTTTCAATATGGCGGCCATAGAGGCACCTATAGGATTCTGAAATGAGTGGGAATGATATCAAAGTAACTCCAGCAAACAATGAATTATCTAAGAAATTCTTAGTATCACACTAGAAAATCCTTTTTCTAAAGACGACGTGGGGCAGGTGATTTTGCATTTTGGTGTAAATAAAATCCCAGCACCGGACGACTTTACGATGGAATATTTCAAGTGTGCTTGGGATGTGATTAAAGTTGACTTGATGCAGGTTATCAAGGAATTTGAGAATATTAGCATGTTGGATTAGAGATTGAATTGCACAAACATCACCTTGATTCCTAAATGCAATAGGGCAGTatatttgcataattttaggccagtTAGCTTAATTGGGAGTGTGTATAAAATTATATCTAAATTTCTCGCTGAAAGAATGAAGGTTGTTCTTCCACTCTTTATTTCTGACTTTCAGGGGGCGTTTTTTCATGGCACACAAATCCATGATGAAATCTTAATTGCTTCGGAGTTAATTGATTCTAGATTGCGACAACAAGAGACTGGGATTCTCTGTAAGGTTGATTTTGAGAAGGCGTTTGATAACATAAAATGGAACTGCGTGGACATTCTCTAGCAAAATTTGTATTTGGTATGGAGTGGAGGAGTTGGATTAAATGGTGCATCTCAACTCCAAGATTCGTAGTACTTTTAAAGGGTGAAGCTACTTAACTTTTCAGAAGTGAGAAAGGTATAAGACAAGGTGACCTTATATCACCATGCTTATTCATTTTGATTGCTAAAACTATATCTCTTATGTTCAAAAAGGAGACTGATGTTGGGTTAATTTCAGGGTTCAAAGTATCCCCAAATGGTACATAGATAAGTCCTCTGCAATTTGCAGACGACTTAATGGTTTTTCTGAATAATAATGAACAACAAATCCATAATCTGAAGAATATTCTTTTGGGTTTTGAATGTGTTTCTGGGTTAAAAGTTAACTTCGGGAAGAGTACTATTGTTGGCTTGGGTGATTTACATAATGGGGAGATGTGTGCAGACATTTTTGGTTGTTCTTTATCTCAACTGCCAATAACTTATCTTGGAATGCCTCTCGGTAGCAAGTCAATGAGTAAACTGGTATGGAAAAATATTATTCAAAGATTACATTAGAAATTAGCTTTTTGGAAAAGGACATATTTGTCGAAGGGGCAACGATTGATTATGATTCAAAGTGTTCTTGCAAGTCTGTTAGTATATTATTTATCGATGTTTCAAATGCCTATTAGTGTGATGAATGAGATGGAGAAAATTATGCGCTTGTTTCTGTGGGGTTCTAGTAGTGCCGTCAAGAAGAGAAGTTGGGTCGGTTGGTCTAAGGTTAATTTACCTAAAGCCATAGGTGGTTTGGGGATTAAGAAACTGCAGTTGGTGAATAAAGCTCTCCATTCTAAATGGATCTGGAGATACGGCAATGAGAAGCAGATTTTGTGGAGAAGAATTATCAATTAGAAATTTGGGGGTGCATCGGaggatttatttcctaattttacCAACAAATCAGTATGCAATAGTCTTTGGGAAGGTATTTTAAAGGCAATTTTTTTTGTTAGTTCCGGTATTGTACTTCATTTAGAGATGGTAACAGTATTCAGTTTGGGAGAATGTTTGGATAGTCGGTAAATACCTAAAATTAGATTTTTCAACCCTCTACAAGCTTTCTAGAAAGAAACCTTGTCTTTTCAAAGATATGTTATCTCCAATGGGTGCTTGGGATTTTCTTTTCTCTAGAAATTTGAATGAAAATGAGATTTTTAAGGTGGCTAATCTACTGCAGTTGATTGGAGAGCCACCAGCTCTACAGACAAATGAAGATACTAGAAATTGGAGATATGGAAATGGTTTTTTAGTCGCAAATGCATATACAACACTTGAAACTGATGGACTGCTAGTTTTCCCGTATAAACAACTTTGGAACCCCAAGGTCCCTTTGAAAGTAACTTGGACTTTGTGTTACAGTGGAGCTCCGACCCTGGATTCTTATAAAATGCAGGTTTGATTAAAGATGCAACTTGTTTACTCATTGACAGACATACGAAAACAAATGAACATCTGTTTTTACATTGTAAGACGGTGTGTGAGGTATGCAATTATTTTCTGCATAGCTTTGGTATTCACTGGGTGCAGAATGGTGATGTGAGACTTATGGGAAGGGGAAAcagaaagagaaaaaatagaaTTAAGAGAATCTGGTCTCTATTGCCTTTTGCAATATGGTGGAGCTTGTGGAAAGAGAGAAACGATAGACTTCATAATCACGTGAAGAGAACCGTTAAGCAAATCGTTATTTATGTTaagtgtttgttgtttaattgggcTATGTAAATTGACATCTTTGGTGGTTAAAATTTGTCAACTTTATTTTGTAATTGGGATGTAGTGGTACACACTTCTTTGTAACTTTGTTTTCGTCTTTTTCACCGTTTTGCTGACTTATGCTATTTTAATAAGCTTTGGCCTTTTTAGGTCAAAATTTTTCCTTTACCTAAGACTATATCGATTAATTGTTCTTTTCCCTGTTCTTCCTATGCCTTGCGCTAATAATGTATCAAGAACAAACAATTGTCCTTCGCACATCGATGTCATCTTTACATCTGAGACCGCAACTAAGACATCTCTAAGCAGGTAAATGCAAAACATGCTGCATTGAAATGACCAAACTATGACGTGCATTTTTGGGTAGAACGAAAATTTCTTCCGACATCATTCATGGCGGCTTTTCTGCCGACATAGATGATCAGACCAAACATATTGATTAGTTTGGCTGTCTAGCTTCCACAAATTCATTAGTTCTGACAAGATTCAGTTATTTCATTTCTGCCAGAATCATTGTCGTGTCCCTACCACATTCAGTCTTCGACAGTCAACTCTCAAATCGGTCAACTAATACACATGTCGAAAATTCTTGAAAGATCATCAGCTCAAGTTGTTACATCATCTTGATCTTTCGAATATGAACGGAGAAAAAATTTCCCAGGATATCGATAATTCAACATTCCGAAAATTGTATGCATTTGTGGAAACTTAAACGAGACTAGTGTTTTTCGAGGATAAAATTGTATGGTTCTCTGGGACAACTGTCCAAGAATCTCTTGAGAATGGTCGGCGGAGAAACTCTCCAAGTTCCAACTGAGTGTCTTACTTAAGATACTATCTTTACAACGGGTTAGTTTCGGGTAATTGGGAGCCCAGGAATTGGATTCCAAGGGAATAGGCCCAATTCCCTTGAACCGAACAGCCACAAAAATTCCAGAATTATCTCCTATCGGCCCTATTCTATTGCGTCGCTCAGTGGATGCAAAGGAATTCGATTCCGGAAAAAACAAGGGAATTGAGCAGAAAATTACCAAACTGTCCCTCAGAAAGCAAAGTCTGGATctgttttcatttttcatttctgaCTATTTCTTCGTAAGATCGAGagacaagaagaaaaaaaccacTGAAGAGTGAGAGATGGAGATCTACGATAATTAGGTTAGGGTTTGAACTTCTCGTATTATatgtctttcttcttcaatctgtatgtaatttccttttcttttttaactGCTCGTTTAGTTTAAGTATCTGTCTTGACAGCACGTTTAGTTTCTATAGTCATGTATCCTTGACCATTTTGTTTTTATGCTTTTCGAATTCAGACCCACTTCCAGTATGGCACCTTTAGTCttgacaaaaaaaagaaaacttgaaATGATGACAGATAATATCCGAACAACGTTGGATGCAGTAACTTTATTTTACATTTATTTCTATTCATATGTCTTGCGTCACCAAAGCTGTGTGTTGAGAGCCAATGATCGTTTTGAATTAACTAGGGTACGATTGTGGGTGATGGAAGATTTGGTATATAAAAGAGACACCAAATGTAAATCCCAACTTCGTCTCGATAGACGCACTTTTAGAGTTCTTTGTCATAAGCTGCGCACCACTAGTGGATTAGAAGATAATAGAAATTGTGATGTCGAAGAAATGGTGGCGATATTTTTATATGTAATTGCGCATCACCATAAGAATAGAGTTGTGGGTTTTCAATTCAAGCGATCAGGTGATACGATAAGTAGACATGTGAACACGGTGTTGAAAAGAGTTATTAGGCTTCAAGGAGAGTTTTTAAAAGAACCGGTAGCAGTCGCTACAAGTTCTGTTGACCAGAGATGGAATTGCTTTAAGGTATGAGATTATCTCTAATGAAATATTAAAACCTTGTTAACCTTATTTGTAATGAATATTAACGCTTGGTTTTTCGTATCTGTAATGAACTATTAACACGACCTTGTTTACATTTAGAACTTCCTAGGGGCATTAGATGGAACACATATTAGTGTCCACGTTGCTACAGAAGACAAGCCTAGGTATCGTACAAGGAAAAGCGCAATTGCTACCAATGTCTTAGGTGTATGTTCTCAAGATTTGGAGGTTATATATGTATATCCTGGATGGGAAGGATCAGCTGCCGATTATCGTGTTCTTAGGGAAgccatttacaaaaaaaaatggcttAAAAGTTCCACATGGTAAGTTTGTTAGAGTATTGTAACTTGAATATGCGGATTAGCgagtgtttttcatgttttttattAAGATAATGATGGTTTTTTACATGCTTACTTGTTTAGGTTACTATTACCTTTTCGATGCCGGTTATCCAAATAGTGGAGGATTTCTTGCTCCCTTTAGAGGTCAATGTTATCATTTGAAGCAATGGGAGAGAGATCGTCTAGAACCCAGGAGAGCTGAAGAGTtattcaatatgaaacattgtaGGGATAGGAATGTAATTGAAAGAGTTTTTGGATTGTTGAAAATGAGATGGGCAATACTTAGGGATCCCTCATGGTATCCTGTGAACATACATTGTCGTTTTATCATGGCATGTTGTTTGATACATAACCTTATTAGGAGAGAAATGTCGATGGATGAAATTTTACCGGAAGATGAATATGAGGATGGACCAATTAGTTTGGTTTCTCCTCAAGAAATTCGAATGATCGAACATGTTGATTCCTCGAATTATTGGGATGTTCAGAGAAAGGAGTTAgttgatcaactcatttagaGGCTATGTAAGCGATGGATTTCGAGATGGTCGGCGGAGGAACTTTGAAAAACTTTGTGTGGAATGAGCAACTCATTTAGAGGCTATGTCAGCGATGAAGGATTGCCTAGCTTCTAATTGGGCCGATCGACCGGAAAGCCCGAACGATCTGAAGAGAGGGAGTCTTTTTTTGGGCCGACCGACTAGAGGGCCTGAAGGGGGACTTTTATGGCCCCATCTTTGTAAATTAAAACCTAATAAGAATgttcaatttgataaaaagattggaaatgaaTTTGGTGGTAGTCTTTGGGACATAAAAAACCTAAAATGTCCTCCTTTTTAGTCTCATTACCCATTTTTGGTTCACCTAACGGAATTTGGTTAACCAAACGGAATAAGGACCAAAATGCTTAACGGAATAGGGACCGTTTTGTTAATAGATCTCAATATGGACTAAAATGACTAACAGAATAGGGacttaaaattaataatatgTGAAATCGTTTATTTATATAAATGCcatttttataaaaatgttgataaATATTTTCAAACTTCATATCTTTCAAATGGTAAGTCGGATTTttgtgaattttatatatttggaaagttcTTTGAATTACCTACGCAACGAGTATAAACAACTATATCAAATTTTTAATTTATAATATATTTGTAGTTCTCCAAAAAAATAGCTATAATTTAAAGGTAAATCGAaagagcatatatatatatatttttacatATTGCCTATATGATGCTCAAATACTTCATTGTTATACTATAAAATTACTTATAGATTTTAGTTTCGGATACGAAAGATTGTCTCCGTTCCAttaaaaatgatattttcatttCTTTCATTTTTACATAATAATAAaccaaattgaaaaataaaataaaagtactTCTTTTATCAGAAATGGAATGAAATATTAAGAAAAAGTAATGTTGCCGACGTGCATCGCACGTGAACACTACTTGTTATTATAACTCCTTAATCCTT comes from Papaver somniferum cultivar HN1 chromosome 7, ASM357369v1, whole genome shotgun sequence and encodes:
- the LOC113294009 gene encoding protein ALP1-like, which translates into the protein MVAIFLYVIAHHHKNRVVGFQFKRSGDTISRHVNTVLKRVIRLQGEFLKEPVAVATSSVDQRWNCFKNFLGALDGTHISVHVATEDKPRYRTRKSAIATNVLGVCSQDLEVIYVYPGWEGSAADYRVLREAIYKKKWLKSYYYLFDAGYPNSGGFLAPFRGQCYHLKQWERDRLEPRRAEELFNMKHCRDRNVIERVFGLLKMRWAILRDPSWYPVNIHCRFIMACCLIHNLIRREMSMDEILPEDEYEDGPISLVSPQEIRMIEHVDSSNYWDVQRKELVDQLI